A stretch of DNA from Bacillus marinisedimentorum:
TTGCGCTTTTCTAATATGTAGCTTATTCAATCCCGTCTGCGATTGTCCGGGCGATTTCCTGCAGTTTTTCTGGCGTATACGCACTGTTATTTGTTTCCCATACCGCACCGAAGCCGTCGCCTTTTCCGTAACGCGGGAGCAGGTGGATGTGGAAGTGGAAGACGGATTGGCCGGCGGGTTCTTCGTTGTTGTTCAAGACATTCAAGCCAATCGGCTCATATTGTTTTTTAATCGCATCCGCAATTTTAGGGACCGCTGCGAACACATTTGCGGCAACTTCCGGCGGGAGCTCATACACATCTTTGTGGTGTTCTTTTGGAATAACGAGCGTATGGCCTTTTGTCACCTGAGAGATGTCAAGAAATGAAAAAACATGTTCATCTTCATAAACTTTGGCGGATGGGATTTCTCCATCGATGATTTTACAGAAAATACAATCAGGCATTTTTTTCATCCTTTCAGAAAGTCCTTTTCTTTTCATGTTAGCGGGTTGGCACCCGGAGTTCAACTTTAGTCCTTTACTTTTTTTGGTCAAATATGTTGTTGATGGAAAAATCCAAAAGCGGGCTTAACATGGGGTGAGTACTTTATATGGAAAAAGAAAAGGCAGGATGCGGATGCATCCTGCCTTGTGGGGGAAGAAGAGAAGAACACAGGTCCGTTTTCAGGTCTCTGCAAAAGCAGCACCTTTAAAATGACCTCAGCTTACGTTGCCTTTAACAGACACCTCATTTCATCTTTTGCAAAATGATATGGGTCAATCAGACTGAACTGTCTTTCAGAGACACCTCATTTCCTAGTTTGAAAACCGGAATGGTTAATGGGTCATCACATTGTTCAATGCGATCATCTCCATTTCTCTTTAAGCAGCAGTGACAGAAGTAAGTGATTTGGTTCTTGCTCCCCTTCGAACCTTAATTTGCCCTGCCTGCTGGATGTTATTCATTTTATTAAGATAAATTCATCAGGCTGGCCTGCAGGTACTCACGAAAAACTGAATATGAAAGCGGAAGCGGTCTCGAGCGACCCGGCGTGCAGTGCTTTCCAACCGTATGATGATGTTAACTTGCCGGGAATTTGATAAACTGAAACTGATGACAGGTTACAGAAAGAAGGGTGTTTATGGGCGATTTACTATCGATTAACGGGATAACGGGCGGCTACTCCAAAAAGGCAGTCCTCCACGATGTCCGTTTTGATGT
This window harbors:
- a CDS encoding HIT family protein translates to MPDCIFCKIIDGEIPSAKVYEDEHVFSFLDISQVTKGHTLVIPKEHHKDVYELPPEVAANVFAAVPKIADAIKKQYEPIGLNVLNNNEEPAGQSVFHFHIHLLPRYGKGDGFGAVWETNNSAYTPEKLQEIARTIADGIE